In Podarcis muralis chromosome 7, rPodMur119.hap1.1, whole genome shotgun sequence, the genomic stretch tcgccatttggggggaggaggctctaaagtcctaattttcaaatgatggactgactgcgattgattctcagttgaacatctggctagttcagaggacaaccttgagctagttaATAATTTGGagaacttgaagaagaaaaatcacttgatccagggatagTCCACGTATATATCagcctattccaacctctttttcttaatggcgactgctgctgctgctcaggctgcacagaaaaagcgtttggggttcctgaaattcattctggttGGGCAGGTTTAAAAGATAACAACTGAGAGAATCCTGTGCTGTTAGCGTGTggtccaatgatccccaggcatgcacctttCCAGGTGTCGGAGATACCAGGCGCTGTCCTGGCTCcaagcatcttcacttggtcgcaagcgGTTGATCGCCagggtgcaaaatgcgcctggctaatttcaaacactgcatggttttttggggggacgggacccTGTGCTGCCTTGTACATGACCCTCCTCCTTTTGTCTTCCAGTGCCCAGCTTGCGATGGCTGACCACATGATGATGTCAATGAGCCACGGGGTGAACGGGATGCAGGGCTACCGGATAGGCATGAACGGGATGCAAGGCcctccgcagcagcagcagcacgtgCTAAGGACGCTCCCCGCCAACCACCAGATGATGCAGTACGGAGGCCCTGCCCTGGACGGAGGGATGAGGCAGAGGCCCAGCATCAATGGACAGATGGGGCACCACCAGGTCCCAGGCGCCATGATGTTCAGCAATccgagccagcagcagcagcaacaacaacaacaacaccagcagcagcaacaacaacagcagcaacagcaacaatactTGGGACCGGTGGGCACTCAGCAGCTCATGGCTAGCATGCACTTGCAGAAACTGAACACGCAATACCAGGGCCACCCCCTCATGGGCATGAGCAACGGGCCCATCGGGGCAGGGGTGCCGCAGTACAGGATGGGACCCGGGCAGCACCTGGGGATGCAGCACCTGCCCTCTCCGGCCCTGACCTTGAACGTTATGGACACGGATCCCATCGACGAAGAGGTCTTGACGTCTCTGGTCATGGAGCTCGGCTTGGACCGGGTTCAGGAGCTGCCCGAACTCTTTCTGGGACAGAACGAGTTTGACTTCATCTCGGACTTTGTCAGCAAACAGCAGACCAGCGCCATCAGCTGTTGAGGTGGCTCTGCTGTGGGAGCTGGCGCTTCTCTTTGTGGCTtgatcaccaccaccacacacccctACTTCCTGATCTTCCCCCTGCACAGATCTACAGGCTTTCCCAGGTCGCCCTTGCCCCCACCTCCTGGAAATAACAATGGACAATCATttggaggctccccccccccgccctctttTTTGCTTTGCACTGTCGTGCTCCTCTTGtgtagggggaggggggaggaatcggAAAGgtgtctgtgttgttgttttttgcagacgAGACGGCGCAGAGATGGAGCCGTGTCCTCGGGTTGTGCCTATGGCAGCTACAGAAtttcaagaaaaacaaaatggccTTTTTTTCACCTGCAtggccttctctctcccccccaccctgcaaaaaacAACTACCGTCTTGAGTTTGGACTACAAGGGGGGGCAAGTTGCTGAGAATCCACTCCGCTGTTGGCTTTGTCAAGAAAGTCTAGCAAGCCCCTCTACATTCAGtgtctggtttttatttttaagccatTCTTTCACTGAAAGAGTGGGCAggaggtaaaaataaataaatggcttgcTCTTCTTTGTAAGCCTCAATCTCTTTATTGCTCCTCAGTACTGTGGAATTAGCAACCAGTCTTCTCTCCTTGACTTGAAGAGATCAGTGCTCTCAGGttgtgttttattctgtgttctttttttacttccatcgggtttttgttttgtttttaaagcgaAACTTCAGCGGATGACATTTTGGGGTTCGGTGCAGGGGAGAGTGGTATTAACCAATCGGTTATAAGATCCTTTGACTTCCTTTTCCGGCTACTACAAACACGGGCTTTTAAGATGCCATCGGAGCTCTTCTTTCTCTGCCTCTGAAACCAAATAAAATCCTTGTAATTGTGTATATtactgattctttttttaaaaaaaaaaaatcttatttatcACTTGTGTGTTTCTAGTCCGTATTTATTTGGAAGGGCTCGGATTTATTTGCCTTCTGAGATTATTGGGAAGGGCTAACGATAAAGGCTGGGGAATGCATGCCCCTCCAACACTTCCATGGGGTTTTTGTTCTGCTATCAGTAACTGAGAGAAAGGctggaaaaaacaaaaacgagcaccctatctatctatccctctccctccccgctgGGGCTCAAATGTAAATTCTTAGTTCTTAATTGTGTTTCTCGGAAAAGAGGAAAATAAGTTTGCGGCTGAGCGGCTTGTTTCCTTTCTCGGTCTCGTTTCCAAAGGCTTTTGGAAAGTTTGCTGCTCAGGTTGGCAGGCCTCTGGAGCTTCTACTGTCCCCTCTTGTCGCAAGCACACAGTAGCACATCATTGTTGATCGATGAAGTGAGAATGTAcaggtgatttttttttccaaaataaaagctAAAACCTCAACATTGAACCTGTTTTGTTTGGGTCGTGCCTCTTGCTTTTTAAATCTCCGTTTAGAAAATGCAGCGTGGGTCCTGGAAGGGGTTGAAAGTCTCTGGGTTTCCtgtctttttttctaaaaagtgaCTTGGGTGAGCTTATGTCTCTCTTGGACACATAAGTAGTCCCGTACCGACAACCAGCACATGTGCAAAGCTAAGCAAGAgtttcttgcttgtctggaaacAAGAGGAGGGACTGTCCGCTCAGCACCTcacttgcatgcagaaaatcctagGTTCAGTTACGGCAGATCCCATTAAACAAGGATCTCCAAGGAGCAGGTGCTGGGAAGAACCTCTGCCTGCTggcctggagatctgctgccagtccgtgtacaCAATGCTGGGCTCAGTGGACTAGTGCCCTggctttgtataaggcagcttccagtacaTTCAATGACTTCACATGAGTTGCAAGGGGGGGGGTTATATTAAAGATGCCTTTTGAAATTACCTTTATACCTCCCGCTGTCAGCTTCAAATGTGTGTCTTCTATATAGAACTGGCAGGGTAGTCTCTCTGATCTAAATAAGATGAGTCAACAACATTTTGGCGTTTGCGGCCAGACTAAATTTAGGTTTTGTTGGTGTGCCTCGAGTAAAAGGGAAACGGAGATAAACTAGCAGTTAACTGCTTTCCTGCCTGGTTTGCAAATGTACACAACTAGTAACTCAATCCAGCGCCGGTTCTTTATTCCTACtgttgtaccacctgccccccaaaaaacccacttaTGGTAATTGTTGATTAAATTTAGCATTTTTGTTTCTTCCTGTGATAATGGTTTAGTGAGTTGACTTGCTTACCTTGGCAGTTTTGCTGATTCCTGTGTGTCTGTATGCCCTGGATTACAAAGCCCTTGTTAACTGGCTGCCTTAATACTTTGCGGTGAAGAGCTTCCAGAGAAGCAGATGGGGCAGAGATGTAGAATTCAGGGCAGAGCGAAACAGGGTAGATTTTAGGTCCTCCACattaaacagcaaattaaaaattTCTCCTGACCTGTCTGTACCCCTGTCTGTGCTGTCATTTTGCCATGTTTGTAAAATTCAATCTTATTGCAACTTCTCAAAAACTGGACACCCCATGTGTCTCTTATGCAAAGTCTAGTGGTGACCTCTGATGAAGTATTTTCCTAGGAGCATAGTTTTAattccatttatatccctccttcccTCTGAGGTGCTTAAGGTGGCTTTCTGCCCCTCTCCACATTAACCTCACAAAAACTCAAGATTTTGGATCCACCTCCCTCTCCTGTGGGCCAGCA encodes the following:
- the CITED4 gene encoding cbp/p300-interacting transactivator 4 yields the protein MADHMMMSMSHGVNGMQGYRIGMNGMQGPPQQQQHVLRTLPANHQMMQYGGPALDGGMRQRPSINGQMGHHQVPGAMMFSNPSQQQQQQQQQHQQQQQQQQQQQQYLGPVGTQQLMASMHLQKLNTQYQGHPLMGMSNGPIGAGVPQYRMGPGQHLGMQHLPSPALTLNVMDTDPIDEEVLTSLVMELGLDRVQELPELFLGQNEFDFISDFVSKQQTSAISC